The genome window GACacaaagggacttcaaaaagctcatggaaaatggaattagtaGATAAGTTAATCTTGCTGCAAGAAAACCTTGTAACCCACGCATAGTTTTGTCATAATATACACGAGCTTTTTTGACAACTCCTTATATgcttggatttcaattttttttttgcccctaaactgcttatcttttaattccattcacCTTCACTTTGAAGTGTGCTTGTAATATTGTCTGGCTTCTGCTCTTTTGGTTGATAAACCCCAGGGAGTGCTTGCTTAACTCAGTCCTCCACGTTATCTCTGGGGTTGGTGGAGCCTGTCCGTGAATGGAAAGGTCCTTGAGGAAGTTTGGTGGTGTGGTACCTGCATGTGTGACCCAGGGTTGGGGAAGATGATCCTGGGGACTCAGACTTCTCCATCCATGGGAGTCTGAGTTCTGTGTTTGGGGTGGGGCTTGTTTGAGGTCCCTTGAGTCAGGGAGCTCCTTGAGGCTATGGGCCACAAGTGGGATGCACTGGGCAGCCTCACCCAGACAATACACTGGGGTGAGTTTGTGAAGGGATGAAGGTAAGATGACTGTTGGTCTAGGACTGTGTTCCCTGAGAGGACTGTTCCCAGCAGTGTCAGGGGAAGGAGAATCTGCAGCTTCAGGGACTTCACACCTTCGTGACAGCGGATATGGAGCCTGAAGGATGGGTTCAGTGGGCTAAGCTGGAGGCTCAGTCTCCTGTTACTTCAGGCCTTGGGACAGAATGGGGCTCTAGCCCCATACTACAGGGCACGGAGCACCGGTGAGAGTTCTGCAAAGGCCACAGCCTGGGAAGCTTTGTCTGCAGTCAGCTGCACCCTCCTCACGtgccagtggtggtggtggttgttgttggtggtgatggtggtgatgatggtggtgatggtgatgatggtggtgatggtggtgatggtgggaaCTCTCCAGTATTCCTAGCAGAAGAGGAGTCCTTGGGGATTCACCAGTTCTCTCAAACCTCAAGGCTCAAACGAAAACTTAAAAAGACAACTGACTCCTCATTACTACAATTCATTTAATTAGCCAGAAAGTTACTCCTTAAAGAGTTATCACCAACATTTAACTGTTTTTCTATTCTTTGAGCCAGGGCTCCTAAGCACCTGAatagaattatttcattttctttctttctgcttcttccaTGTCTATCAAATTCCCAAACATCTCTTCAATTGAAgatgtggcctggggaaggcagaagaCCTTAAGCTTCCAACATCATCTTTATATTCCAACCTTAAATTCCAACATCATCTCTCCACCCACACAAAGCAGGGTAATTTCACCTCTGAGGGAGATGGATTGGGCAAACTGTGAGTGGGAAGGAAATTTGCTGAGTCGTTACATGGCCCTTTTCTCACATCTCCTGCATGAAGGTCTTTGCACACACATAATAACCAACCGAGATGGACCCAACATGTAATATTTCTTTTCCCAAAGAAGAAGGCGTCTTAGAGCAATGTGGGGATTTTCGACTATACTCTGAGTGCTAGACATAAGGCATTGCTATTTCTGAGAGGAAGTTCTCCAACGAGCCTGTGGGGTTTTAGGGTGGGATGCCACTGTGTCATGAGCCGTTTCAAAGGTATGCCAGGTTGCCAGATTGGGCTGTGGATGTGGGTGGGGTGCCTCCAGAGTAACAGAAAATGAGGGGACCTCTGAGAAAACCTGCATGGTTAGATAAGAAGCAAGTCCTGAATGTCTCCCTGCTGAGTTAACGTTTTTCATGTGGCTTCTGACTCATTACCTTGGTGGACGTGCAGAGGGCAGGGTAGTATACAGAGTATTtgtaaaacaatcttttaaaagctGTGTTGTAACTGTTTCATATTGGAGGGATATCTGTGCTTTACAATGTGCGTGAGCCTCAGAGAGTGAATGGGAGGAACAgcggagagtgaaagagagacttCTTAAGCCAATACTCTGGAACATGATGTCTAGGTGATTTTAATGATTCAGTgtagcagaaagaagaaaaatacacgACATACATGGTATTAAAACTGGGTAAAAGCCTCAGAagcactttgtaaaaaaaaaagaataatcaaaGAACCTAGAACTGGAAGTCAAGAGACTGGACCTGTAATCTTGACTTTGCTCTTGACTGACTGGGTGACCTTAGGTAGGTCTGTGTTTCATCTTTACCATCTCAGGGTGGGACCAAGAGATAAGAATGGTAGCTCTCAAGATCTGTAGAGTTCTCCACGTGTTTCCACAGAGGATTGGTTGTAGGACCCTCTACAGATGTCATAATCTTTGGGTGCATTAGTCCCTTACACAGTACTGTAGTATTTGCATACAAGCTACAGTCATCCTTTTGTATACTTCAAATCATCTCTGGAGTTCTATACCATCTAAGTAAGTGCTAGATATATTATTGCTATTCTGGGGGAATTATTGTTcaggaataataataaaataaaggtcTGCATGTGTTTGGTGCAGGTGCACTTTTCAGAGTATGTCATCTGTGGGTGCTTGTATCCATGGATGTAATATCTGTAGATATTCAGGAAACGCCATGTAAGCCTCATACTTAAAAATGCCAATGGTGATAACTCACAGATGTAAGTAGGATATGCAAAATAAGTAAAAGTGTCTTTCCAGTCTGTGGTTTGGACAGATGCTGATTTTTCTCCCCTTTCAGGATACATACCAAAGGCACTTGGATCTCTGGCCAGCTGATATTGGGCACGGAGGACACGGGCTTCACCACTGTTGTGGGGAAGAAGGGGTTGTAGTGGCCTGTGGCTGCCAGGAAGAGGGTCACAGCGATGTTGAAGGGCAATGTGAAGACAGGGACGTCCCACTTGCTGAAGATGTTGCCCAAAGCACTGGAGAGGATGGGGCTGAGGGCAGAAGGATTATGCTGGTCAAGAGAGGGCCTGGCCCAACAGTGGTCCACATAGCAGTCACTGGGGTCCTGTGCTTTTCTAGAGAAAAAGAGCAGTCTCCTCAAGCCTGATCAGCTCTGTGGGGACCAACAAAGGGTGTGGGAGTAGGAGGGGTGGTGGGGCACTGCAACAGGGCtcttcacccatgtgggtctTATTTTCCTGGCCCTTTCTCAGGTAAAGAGAGGCCAGAGACGCTCTCCATCACAAGAAAATGCTGCTAGCTAACAGCACACAGATGACCCATGTGGTACTGTTACCTTGTACCATCAGCTGCTGTAAAATGGAGTTGAGCCATGGGTTGGGAGAGAAGGTTGATGGCCCTTGATCTGCACTGATCACCTTGGAAGCGAACTTACCATGACATGGACATCACAGTGATGGGGAGCAGAAGCCACCAGTAATAGTCACCCTTGTCTGAGAACACAGCTATCAGCAGCCCCACCAGTGTGCCGTTGTAGCCATGGAGTCCTGCTGCGATGGCCGACCTAGGGGAGAGAGGTGGGGGATGTGGAGTGGGGACTTGCCAATGGCCTTGTAAACTTCTCTTCTAGGGGTGGGTAGTggtatagtggttaagatgcagtTCAGAACACCTGCTTCCCCTATTGCAGTGCCCAGCTCTAGACCtggctgtttctgattccagctttctgttggtgagcaccctgggaggcagcaggtgatggctcacttGGGTCGGACACAGCCGGAGTTCccaactcttggcttcagtctagcaGAGCCTTGCCTGCtggggggcatttggggagtgagccagtgggtggaagatctctgacttTGAATTGAAATTTCAGTCAGTTATTTTAGTTTTCAGAGTCACACAGATCTCCTTCtgaaaatggagagggagagctCAAGCCAGTCAAGCCGACATCTCTCCAGACAATGTGTCACTGGGAACAGTTGTCACTTACCAGCATCCTGATTTTGAGGATCTGGGTGCTGAGGGTGGAGAGGGGTAAATGAATGGTCCCCAAAGGAGTGAGTTCTTTGCCCTAGACTTGGTGGCTGGTATACGGGGGACTTACCTGTCCTGACTCAGGATGACGGCAGTCAAGGTGGACACAACGGTGCCCAGGCAGCCCGCGATGGCCCACCATGGGTTCTGGACAAAGAGGCCAATGATGATGAGGATGCCACTGAGGGGGTTGTTCACAAACATCACCTGAGACGTGCCCCGGAACACCCAGTCCAGGAACTGGAACACGGGTGACTTGTCTGAAAAGAGTCAGGATGGGAGGTCAGCAAATCGTCTTGGGGCAGCCCTGGGCAAGACCTAGGACCAGCAGTGGGTAGGAGGCATCTTGGCATCCTAGTCCCTGCTGTCAGATGCCACAGGAGAGGGTAATAACCAACCTGGGAGAGAGGTTGGCATTGCAGTGGGGTCAGCTGCTGCCAGCAGCACAGAGCATTCCACtgatttgaatcttggctgctctacacTCCTTTCAGCTACAcactaacatgcctggaaagtaTTGGAAGATGAgtcttgggtacctgccacctgcatgggagatctggatggagctccaggctcttcaTTTCAAACTGATCCAGTCTCAGccactattgtggccacttagggatgaatcagtggatggaagacctatttttcttatctcttcctagaattctgccttttgataagtaaatcttaaaacacaaagaaaataactTGGGTGTTCATAAAACCCCTGAGACTGATTTCTGGGTGGAgttagggaccctgtacccccatgAGAGTGACACAAATGTCCCAGAAAGTTGAGCTCTGTGGAGAGGGCTAAAGAAAACTTGTTTACTTAGCAGATGATGCTCCCTTTGAAACTTCTAGGGGACTTTTGTCCCTCTAGAATTTTCTCTAGCATTTTCTAGAACTTTCTCTAGAATCCTCTCTGCAAAATTGGGGCAGGACCTTTGGGAGAGCTCCCACACTTCACACCCTGTATCTAGATCTCAGGAAACGGGTGTCTGCTGTCGCAGCAAAGCTCCTAGCTTCTCTGCAAGGCAGGGAGACATGACTCAGACTAGCCTAAAGCCACCCCTGTGGCCTCCGTTTTGGAGGGTCGGGTCTCACAGGACCTACCTTTAAGGCCCTCTGCACACTCCTTCATCTCCCCGGTGATGTAGCTGAGGGCTTTGCTGATCCTTTTCCCGCCAGCAGCCATGGAGCTCTGAATCCAGGAGGTCCTGGAGCTGGTGCGCTCCACCTTTATCTCGGAGCTCTCCTCCATGGGGCCCAGGCTCTGTCCGGGATGAGAGACCAAGACATTTTTGTGAGCCATTTTTTGTGTTTCCTATTGGTGCCTAACTCAGTGGCCATCTGTGTCTGGTGATGAGGTTTTCATTTGATGTTACCTGCTGCAAGTGGGCGGCCACCGGGAGGTACCACAAAGTAGCACCTTCATCCTCAGTTTGGGGTGAAGATTCAGGCATGTGGAGGCTTTTGTTTGCAAAGGTCAAGGTCAAATTGTATGGTTGAGATTTAACCACAAAATAGTACACTATACTAAAGTCTTCTCCAAGAAATTGCTTTTCTCCTGTACCAGCTTGTCTTTATAATTTAACTGTTGATAAACACAAAGGTATGGTCCCGAACAAGACTGTTTTTGCAAACTGGCACCAGCTCAATCTGCAAATGCTTGAATCGCTGGAGTTGGAGGCAGCCAGATAATCACCCAGACAAAAGGAAAATGATAATTGGTAGAGTACATGTGAAGAATGGAGATTTTTACAACTGGTAATaacatttctaaaaatatgaatttcagaaatatttaccTGCAGCTGGCCttttggcacagcacattaagccctcacctgtgacactggcattccttatgggcCCCAGtggagtcctgattgctccacttctggtccagctccctgctaatgcctctggaaaagcagcaggggatggcacaAGTAGCTTGTCActtgtacccatgttggagacctggctggagttccaggctcctggcttcagcctggcccagctctggctatgcaggcatctggggagtgaaccaacagatggaagttctctctatcCCTCAtgtaactatctttcaaataaataagtaaataaatctttaaaaagtttgccTAAGCCAGAGGATGTCTGGAGCAGCCTCAGCTCCCATCTGCCATCAGCTCTGACCATGGCAACGTCCCTGGTATGGGTCAGTCAGTACTCACAAGCAGGTCCACCGGGGGCTTCCGGTACGGATGGGGGCTGGGCACTTTGCTCTGCCTCTCCTGTTGCTCCGCTTTGCCaaacactgcaggtggaaggGAAACATCATCAGATGGCACCCCAGTCACTTATCTTTGTCCAGGCTTGACTAGAACATTCTCTATTCCCCATTCCATGTGAGGAAGCCCTGAGTCCAAGAACTGGAAGCTTCCATCTGTCTTCTACTGGTCATAGACCCATTTGGACTCTCTCTTTAGGGgaataaaatgtacattttcacATAAGCAGAACATTTTACAGGGATTAGAGGGAATTCAGAAATTCCATGACCTTTAACTGAAAAGCCCTGATGTAGTTCAACCCGTGTATTTTACGGATGAGGAACCAGCAGTCTAGGGCACGGGGATTTCTTTCTCCCACATTGAACGGAGAATTGGCAATAATAAGGAAAGGAGTTGGGATGATGTTGAAGCCTGCACTTCCTCCCGTCCTAGTCTTAAACACCTTAGGTTTCCAAACTGGAGGCTCTTTGGTTGTTTGATCTTTGAATTTCGGGCATTTTGATAAAAACTGCGAATTGGATTGGGAAAGGTGCTAtctatatatttacttgaaatagaTTTTGGTGAATTTTGTTATAATCCTATACATCTCTAGAAATGGCGCTCTGGACTGTCTTTGATGATTACAAATAGTTTATTTTGAAGTTTCACGCCCCGTAGACTTATGTAGTGTCAGTGTTGGTGCTCTGGTTCCCCCATGTGGTCACATGTGAGAATGCAGGCTGGGTTCTTCCCTCCCTGTATTTTCACACTCAACCAGCTGGGTTGTTCCCATTCTACATCCTGGTGCCTCGTGGTGGCAGACACTAGGACGGATGCATCCAAGGCACTGTGCTCACATATCTGAACAAGCAGTGGCAGAAAACACCAATAGGGTTTGGAAGTCACACAACTCAGAAGGAACTAATTTTGGAGGCAAACAGGATTCTTTTGAACAGGGaggctagtgtgtgtgtgtgtgtgtgtgtgatgtcgcAGACAGAAACaaccctggcttctgtctggagctcccctctgcctgccagtgcctGACCTGTCTCTGCCAGCCTCCTCTGGCTGGCGCCCTCTGCATCCAGCCCCAAACCACGGCCACAGGGGGATGTCAGGAGGGAGCTTGTTAACCTTTGGGGGGCGTATCACACCCTCTTTCACACTATGGCCAGGATCCCTACCTGTGAGCCACAGGCAGCTCCAACTGTGTGTTAGCTTACAGCCTTGCCAGGCCTGACTTTTGCTGTGAAATCTTGAGATTTAGAACCACGGGAGGCAGAGTCAACAGATGTGCTGTTGCAAAGCATGTGCTGGACATGGGGCACTGGCCCAGCACTCAGCTTTGTGCCCTGCAGTGCCCCAAGCCTGCTGTGCACCTTCGGGCTCATCATGAGCTGCTCGAATCCAGCAGGTCTCTTCCAGACTTCTTTTTGGCACGGGGTCCTTGACTTCCATGTCAAAGCTCCAATTTCCACCTGCTCAGTGTTGCTTCCTACTGCCTCTGGGAGCCCCCTGCATGGCTCTCTGTTTGTACCCTGGGTCTTGGCATCCACAGCATTGCTGCAGGTGCAAACTTTCATTTTTTCTACTTGCTGGCAAGCCGAACTCTCATAGAGAAATGGAAAAGCCCCGGATGCCTGCCCAGGTGAATTTCCTAACAGTTGCAGGGCCAGCGAGCTCCACATGTGAGTGCTATGCCGAAGCTTGCCTTCGtccctgctcctgtccctggcACCTGGGGAGTCACCCAGACTGTGGCTCTGATCTCAGGAAAGGCGTGAGAAGACACAGCTGATCCCATGGGTCTTCTCCCACTCCATGAATGAGCTACCACTACTGTCCCTACCGCTATCTTCTTAGAGCCCAGGGGAGCCAGCCCTGAATGCCAGGGGAGGAAGCCACACCTTTGCTCCTCCTTCGAATTGATGACCACTCGATGTGGAACACACTCCTGAGCGAGGGGGCCACGGGCTCTGGGCCCTCCTGAGCCTTCGGGCTCGCTGTGGGGGActgctccccaccaccacctgggGGGGGGCAAGAAGAGACAGGTTAGTGTCAACCCAGTCTATACCCAGGGGAACCAAGCAGGGGAAAATCGTACTGGGAGCCTGGGAAGAATAAGCAGTGAAGCCTGAAGCTGGAGCTGGTATCACATCTGGATTTGCACAAGCACCTGCTGCCCCATTGCTTTCATTTAGCCCACAGTGTCCCAAGCCATTTCTGTGTGAAGACAGGTGGAGCAGGCCACCCTCTCTCCAGCAGACAGCTGCTCTGAGCCCCACTTCCCTGCACCTCAGATCCGCATGAGCAGGTGGCCTCAGGGCTGACTGCTCCTGCAGCTCCTTGGCTAGTGCCAGGGAGGCTGTCTGTTCAAGGAATTGCAAAGCTGGTTGCGCATCAGAATCACATGGGGGCTGATGCCTGTGGCACAGACATCCCATATGTCTGCTCCATTTCGATCCAGTTTCCCTCTAAcccacctaggaaagcagtggaagaggctgaagtgcttgggttctaacacttatgtgggagacccggaggaagctcctggccccggcttttgatcagctcaatGCTGGACATGGtttccatttggagagtgaaccaatggatggaagatctttctcgatctttccccttcctccccatcccctgcaactctgctcttcaaataataaatgaatctttaaaagaattaccTGGGTGCTTTTAGAAAGTGCCCGAACCCTACCCAGCTCAGTTTGACACAATGGAAGCTCTCATGTACAGCTGGCTCTGAGAACTACTGATATGGGCTCTTGTTACTCAGAATGTGGTCGATTGGCTAGACACGCAAAGCCTCAGGCCTGACCCCAGACTGATGCAATCAGACCCACGTCTCTGAAGGATTTCCTGGGTGGCTTGTTAATAAAGGGCATGCCCGCCCCAGAGCTGCCAATTGAAGGGCTTGGGATCCTTCGGGTGTGCAGTGTTAACCCACTCTGCTTGGGGTTGCAGTGTACAGCAGAGTGGGATGGCGAAGTGGCTGCCTGGAATATCAGTAGTGTACCAGTCACATTGTTGCCTTTGTACCCCTTGTGGGGAACCCACACAGGCCTCCCAGTAGTACCTGGAAACAGACAGGATATGCATTATTATCACccagagatggaagatggagCCTCAGGATGAGTTCTGTAGCATCTGATACACAGGAACCAGGCGACTCCCAGTTcctagttctctttctctgctctgctACCCAGCCTGGTCCAGGCAGCAGTCTCTTAGCACAACAGGACTCATGGAATTCAGAAGCTCAGATTCCACCCCAGACCTACTGAGCTGGAATCTGCTTTCCCACCAGACCCCAAATTGATCTGTGTGCATGTTAAAGTCTGAAAGCACTTGCAATGTGTTTTGGACGGTCGTGCTGCAGGCTTCACACACTGGGGCCTCCTGGGAGGAGATGTCGCCCCCTGTTGGCACCAGGCCCCTCTTCTCCTGACAGAAGGGGGCTCCCACCATTCTTAGGATTGACCTGGAATTTCAAATCTACCTATATTACCTCTTACCTTGCCAAGGGCTAACTGTGTGGTCTTGACTGTCTCCTTTATAGGATGGTGAGATCCTTGACAGCCTGGCTTTTGCCGATTTGCACCGGTACCTAGCACGAATCTGGTGTACTGTAAGCACTCAGAAGTGTTTACTGAAAAAGTGGATGGGAGATAATTAACCTACAGATTTTAATTTCTAGATAGTATAATGAACAGGTCAAGATATTTTAGGGCatgaacagtttttaaaaaataatagatctTATTGAAATCAGTATGTGCTTTGCAAATTTTGAAACAGAAGTGAGGGGCCAGTACCATGCTGCAGAAGGCTATGCCAccccctgcagggctggcatcccatgttggtgccagttagagtcctggctgctctacttctgatccagatgcaGGAGTGCTGTGGCACCTGTTTGGGCAGCGCAGAACTCAACAGGCCATGCATAATAAGCCTTAGCAGATGACTGACTCCTAGGCCTGCCCATCTGCTGCTCTCGCCTCTGCTGACAAGCCTTATTAGGTGTCTCAGGGCATGTAGTTTCACGGCAGGGTCGTTCAGGACCATTGCCCACAAGGATTGCCACTGTCCTGTGTTTTCACAGTCAAAAGCCCAGCGATGCTGCCTTCCTCTTGACTCAGAGAAGGCAAACACAGTTACACACCACAATGATTTGTCCAGAAACACTTTCCCTGGGGAGCTGTGATCCAAGCGATCATGCCTCTACTCTGATCCACAGAAAGCACCAACCGTTTACATTCGCAGTGGCAAAAGGCATGCCATTGAAGAGTTCAGTTGTGCCATAAGCTTCTGAAGCTTGTTTTAATTGTCTTGAGGGAAACAAAACCAACTCAAGTTATTTGAACTCTTTCAGAAAGGGAAAGTAATCTAGTCTTTCTGGAAACCAACATTTACTCAAACAGGCTCACACTAAGACACTTTCTACAACTTGTCTTGCTCAGGTTTAGAGCAGGTGGAATGATGCTGCCCATACGTCCCTTGCAATGGAATGTACCATCAAGAGCTACCTCTTGATGTCTTCTCTCAGCCATCAGTCTCATATTCCCTCACCTTCTGTTTGTAGCCAAATGCACCACAGCATGAGTTCCTAACTACAATTCCAGAATGATTCTTAATTAAAGTGGCACATCaaagaggaattttttttctagaaccagttctgtgtgtgtgata of Ochotona princeps isolate mOchPri1 chromosome 18, mOchPri1.hap1, whole genome shotgun sequence contains these proteins:
- the SLC14A2 gene encoding urea transporter 2 isoform X3, with the protein product MIAWITAPQGKCFWTNHCGGGGEQSPTASPKAQEGPEPVAPSLRSVFHIEWSSIRRRSKVFGKAEQQERQSKVPSPHPYRKPPVDLLSLGPMEESSEIKVERTSSRTSWIQSSMAAGGKRISKALSYITGEMKECAEGLKDKSPVFQFLDWVFRGTSQVMFVNNPLSGILIIIGLFVQNPWWAIAGCLGTVVSTLTAVILSQDRSAIAAGLHGYNGTLVGLLIAVFSDKGDYYWWLLLPITVMSMSCPILSSALGNIFSKWDVPVFTLPFNIAVTLFLAATGHYNPFFPTTVVKPVSSVPNISWPEIQVPLLLRAIPIGIGQVYGCDNPWTGGIFLAALFISSPLICLHAAIGSIMGILAGLTIATPFDSIYSGLCGFNSALACIAIGGMFYVITWQTHLLAVTCALFAAYLSAALTNALSVFGLPTGTWPFCLSALTFLLLTTNNPAIYKLPLSKVTYPEANRTYYLQERNRRSSTITKYQAYDVS